A genomic window from Flavobacterium azooxidireducens includes:
- a CDS encoding MerR family transcriptional regulator — MNNVKNVFSIKDLENLSGIKAHTIRIWEKRYNVLEPMRTDTNIRYYDLPALQKLLNITLLHNHGYKISKISKLTPDKISILVREIVNEKSVKHHAINAFKMAMMNFDQTLFFNTYTNLLSEKSFREVFYEIFIPLMNEIGLLWQSETISPAHEHFISYLVKQKLLVNTEKIQLLEPTKDDRVFVLFLPLNEIHELGLMYLNYEIILNGYKTIYLGESVPIESLKDIKKYFDKVTYISYMTVEPSKDDINNYLKEIHTEILESHGSELWTIGRLTEFIKEEQHPNVKVFSSILEMSNNL; from the coding sequence ATGAACAATGTAAAAAACGTTTTCAGTATCAAAGATCTTGAAAATTTATCTGGCATCAAAGCTCATACAATTAGGATATGGGAAAAACGATACAACGTTTTAGAACCAATGCGAACAGACACCAACATTCGCTATTATGATTTACCGGCTCTTCAGAAGCTTTTAAACATCACATTGCTTCACAACCACGGCTACAAAATATCAAAAATATCAAAACTAACTCCTGATAAAATAAGTATTTTAGTTAGAGAAATCGTGAATGAAAAAAGCGTTAAACATCATGCCATTAATGCGTTCAAAATGGCCATGATGAATTTTGATCAAACGTTATTTTTTAATACTTATACTAATTTACTATCCGAAAAATCATTTCGAGAGGTTTTTTATGAGATTTTCATTCCGCTTATGAATGAAATTGGTTTGCTTTGGCAATCTGAAACCATTTCACCCGCTCATGAACATTTTATCAGTTATTTGGTAAAGCAAAAATTATTAGTCAATACCGAAAAAATTCAGCTTTTAGAACCAACCAAAGACGATCGTGTATTTGTACTTTTCCTTCCATTGAACGAAATTCATGAACTAGGATTGATGTATCTTAACTATGAAATTATTCTAAATGGATATAAAACGATATATTTGGGAGAAAGTGTTCCCATTGAAAGTTTAAAAGACATTAAAAAATATTTTGACAAAGTAACTTACATATCATATATGACCGTTGAACCATCAAAAGATGATATCAATAATTATCTAAAAGAAATTCATACCGAAATTTTAGAAAGTCATGGATCTGAATTATGGACAATTGGCAGACTAACCGAATTTATAAAAGAAGAACAACATCCCAATGTAAAAGTGTTCAGCTCGATTTTAGAAATGTCAAATAATCTTTAA
- a CDS encoding transglutaminase-like domain-containing protein, with the protein MHFKTILFLFFLGNLSVWSQKNIDPTPNDIELAKTIRGKYSKQDVAILESTEIVNFGFNKSTSNVTVDLSVKELLMNINHRADIYKYEFYDSSSKIETFLLKYRNEKTATFPVKDEFYKDKDLFYNDARVKHVQIDFPVQGYTYNYAMNKKFEDVKYFTSLHFNDEFPVIDKKIEITVPDWLEVELKEMNFNGHNIIKSQTKDPKNKSTTYLYTYKDIPAVFDEQSSPGRSYLYPHILVLAKSYDYNGKKSNLFKTTADLYGWYKSLVDQMKDDTEQLKSKVTELTAKATSDEEKIKNIFYWVQDNIRYIAFEDGIAGFKPDDSHQVFSKRYGDCKGMANLTKQMLKIAGFDARLTWIGTKHIAYNYSIPSLVVDNHMICTVFQNGKKIYLDGTEKFSSLGNYAERIQNKEVMIENGSEFIIDKVPSSSAELNKETFRAKLAIEKDKLKGTCNRTYNGESKSMFLNIYNSFETDKKALALENFLAKQDKNNKVKEIKSSDLKNRDAKLTIDYTLESSNRISEFDDEIYLNFEFMNEYKSFSFKERETDYELDYKTWYDSEITITLPEGYKIDKLPENLSQKNEDYEIEASFSLKGKDLVYKKVFVFKNAIIRKNQQESWNAAHKKLTELYNSSITLSKS; encoded by the coding sequence ATGCATTTCAAAACCATTCTATTTCTCTTTTTTTTGGGAAATTTGTCTGTTTGGAGTCAAAAAAACATTGACCCAACTCCCAATGATATTGAGCTCGCCAAAACCATTCGCGGAAAATACAGTAAGCAAGATGTTGCTATTTTAGAAAGTACTGAAATCGTAAATTTTGGTTTCAACAAATCAACTTCAAATGTCACGGTAGATTTATCTGTTAAAGAACTTTTGATGAACATCAATCACCGAGCAGATATCTATAAATATGAGTTTTATGATAGTTCGTCAAAAATTGAAACTTTTTTATTGAAGTATCGGAATGAAAAAACTGCAACATTTCCCGTTAAAGATGAATTCTACAAGGATAAAGACTTGTTTTACAACGATGCTCGGGTGAAACATGTTCAAATTGATTTTCCGGTTCAAGGATACACCTATAATTATGCGATGAACAAGAAATTTGAAGATGTAAAATATTTTACTTCGCTTCATTTTAATGATGAATTTCCTGTAATTGATAAAAAAATTGAAATTACAGTTCCGGATTGGCTGGAAGTTGAATTAAAAGAAATGAATTTCAACGGACACAATATTATCAAAAGCCAAACAAAAGACCCTAAAAACAAATCAACCACTTACTTATACACATACAAAGATATTCCTGCTGTTTTTGATGAACAAAGTAGTCCCGGAAGATCTTATTTATATCCGCATATTTTGGTTTTAGCCAAATCGTATGATTATAATGGAAAGAAAAGTAATCTTTTTAAAACCACTGCTGATTTATATGGTTGGTATAAATCGCTTGTAGATCAGATGAAAGATGACACTGAGCAATTAAAAAGTAAAGTAACAGAACTTACTGCAAAAGCAACATCAGACGAAGAAAAAATAAAAAACATCTTTTATTGGGTGCAAGACAACATCCGTTATATTGCCTTTGAAGATGGTATTGCCGGATTTAAACCGGACGATTCACATCAAGTTTTTTCCAAACGATATGGCGATTGTAAAGGAATGGCAAACCTGACAAAACAAATGCTCAAAATTGCCGGTTTTGATGCTCGATTAACGTGGATTGGAACTAAACACATTGCTTACAACTATTCTATTCCTTCTTTGGTTGTTGATAATCACATGATTTGCACCGTTTTTCAGAATGGGAAGAAAATTTATCTTGACGGAACCGAAAAATTTAGTTCATTAGGAAATTACGCCGAACGAATTCAGAACAAAGAAGTGATGATTGAAAACGGAAGTGAATTCATTATCGACAAAGTTCCTTCGAGTTCTGCCGAATTAAACAAAGAAACATTTAGAGCAAAATTAGCTATAGAAAAAGACAAATTGAAAGGAACGTGTAACCGAACATATAATGGCGAAAGCAAAAGCATGTTTTTAAACATTTACAACAGTTTTGAAACCGACAAAAAAGCACTCGCACTAGAAAATTTTTTGGCTAAACAAGATAAAAACAATAAAGTAAAAGAGATTAAATCAAGTGATTTAAAAAACAGAGACGCAAAACTCACGATTGATTACACCTTAGAATCTTCCAATAGAATTAGTGAATTTGATGACGAAATTTACTTAAATTTTGAATTTATGAACGAATACAAAAGTTTTTCGTTCAAAGAGCGTGAAACTGACTATGAGTTAGACTATAAAACTTGGTATGATTCCGAAATAACCATCACACTTCCGGAAGGTTATAAAATAGATAAATTACCTGAAAATTTGAGTCAGAAAAACGAAGATTATGAGATAGAAGCAAGTTTTTCGTTAAAAGGAAAAGACCTTGTTTATAAAAAAGTATTCGTTTTTAAAAATGCCATCATCCGAAAAAATCAACAAGAATCGTGGAATGCGGCTCATAAAAAATTAACCGAACTTTATAACTCATCCATTACTTTATCAAAATCATAG
- a CDS encoding phosphoribosyltransferase family protein, with product MPQITILSHQEIEHKIKRIAYQIYETFVDEEEIILAGIAKNGYIFAEKLAAELSKISSLKIALCEVYIDKQDPFKPITTSLSKDDYQNKGIILVDDVLNSGTTLVYGVKHFLDVPLKKFKTAVLVDRNHKKYPVKVDFKGISLSTSLQEHVQVVFENDSSHAYLSN from the coding sequence ATGCCACAAATTACGATTCTTTCACATCAGGAAATTGAGCATAAAATTAAACGAATTGCTTATCAAATCTACGAAACATTTGTAGATGAAGAAGAAATTATTCTTGCCGGAATTGCTAAAAATGGATATATTTTTGCAGAAAAATTGGCGGCAGAATTAAGCAAAATTTCTTCATTAAAAATAGCATTGTGTGAAGTTTATATTGATAAGCAAGATCCGTTTAAGCCAATAACTACTTCCCTTTCGAAAGATGATTATCAAAACAAAGGCATAATTCTGGTTGATGATGTTTTAAACTCCGGTACAACATTGGTTTATGGTGTGAAGCACTTCTTAGATGTTCCGTTAAAAAAATTCAAAACAGCAGTGTTAGTGGATAGAAATCACAAAAAATATCCGGTAAAAGTCGATTTTAAAGGCATTTCGCTATCTACTTCACTACAAGAACATGTGCAAGTGGTTTTTGAAAATGATAGTAGTCATGCTTATTTAAGCAACTAA
- the infC gene encoding translation initiation factor IF-3: MNNLIRVPEVRLVGENIEPGVYKISEALRLAEEFEVDLVEISPNAEPPVCKLMDYGKFIYEQKKRDKMLKAKSTQIVVKEIRFGPQTDEHDYEFKKKNAEKFLKEGAKLKAFVFFKGRSIIYKEQGQILLLRLAQDLEDLGKVEALPVLEGKRMIMYLAPKKKK, translated from the coding sequence ATTAACAATTTAATTCGTGTTCCCGAAGTGCGATTGGTAGGTGAAAACATCGAGCCAGGGGTTTACAAAATCTCTGAAGCTTTGCGTTTAGCCGAAGAATTCGAGGTGGATTTGGTAGAAATTTCTCCCAATGCAGAGCCACCGGTTTGTAAATTAATGGACTACGGTAAATTTATCTACGAGCAAAAGAAAAGAGATAAAATGCTCAAAGCCAAATCGACTCAAATTGTAGTGAAAGAAATTCGTTTTGGACCACAAACGGATGAGCATGATTATGAGTTTAAAAAGAAAAATGCTGAGAAATTCTTAAAAGAAGGAGCAAAATTAAAAGCTTTTGTATTCTTTAAAGGACGTTCGATTATTTATAAAGAACAAGGTCAAATTCTTTTATTACGTTTGGCTCAAGATTTAGAAGATTTAGGAAAAGTGGAAGCTTTGCCTGTTTTAGAAGGAAAGCGAATGATTATGTATCTCGCTCCTAAGAAGAAGAAGTAA
- a CDS encoding phytoene/squalene synthase family protein, translating into MKSIFDNISYECSRNVTKTYSTSFSSAVKMLAPSIRQDIYNIYGFVRFADEIVDSFHDYDKETLFTLFESDLQNALHHKISLNPILNSFQHTVNRYDIPKELIDAFMKSMKLDLHKTEYKTSEEYQEYIYGSADVVGLMCLKVFVNGNDSKFDELKESAMRLGSAFQKVNFLRDLKADYEELNRTYFPNTDLSQLDETSKQIIIAEIEADFEAGYEGIRKLPIEAKFGVYTAYVYYKKLLSKLKKTPSLAIKNTRIRVSDYQKVGLLAKCYINYRLKTI; encoded by the coding sequence ATGAAATCTATTTTTGACAATATATCTTATGAATGCAGTAGAAATGTAACTAAAACGTATAGCACATCATTTTCTTCTGCAGTAAAAATGTTGGCTCCTTCCATCCGTCAGGATATTTATAATATTTATGGTTTTGTTCGATTTGCCGATGAAATTGTAGATTCATTTCATGATTATGATAAAGAAACCTTATTTACTTTATTTGAAAGTGATTTACAAAATGCTCTTCACCATAAAATTAGTTTAAATCCTATTTTAAATTCATTTCAACACACTGTAAATCGTTATGACATTCCAAAAGAATTGATAGACGCGTTTATGAAAAGTATGAAATTAGATTTGCATAAAACGGAATATAAAACTTCTGAAGAATACCAAGAATATATTTATGGATCGGCAGATGTAGTTGGATTAATGTGTTTAAAAGTGTTTGTAAATGGCAACGACAGTAAGTTTGATGAACTAAAAGAAAGTGCTATGCGGTTGGGTTCTGCTTTTCAAAAAGTGAATTTTTTGAGAGATTTGAAAGCAGATTACGAAGAGCTAAATAGAACGTATTTCCCTAACACAGATTTAAGTCAGTTGGATGAAACATCAAAACAAATCATTATTGCTGAAATCGAAGCCGATTTTGAAGCCGGTTATGAAGGAATTCGTAAATTGCCAATTGAAGCAAAATTTGGTGTTTACACAGCGTATGTTTATTACAAAAAATTACTTTCTAAACTTAAAAAAACACCTTCATTAGCCATAAAAAACACCAGAATTAGAGTTTCTGACTATCAAAAAGTAGGATTATTGGCAAAATGTTACATTAATTACAGATTAAAAACAATATAA
- a CDS encoding shikimate kinase: MQKKIILLGYMGSGKSIIASKLSNVLKKNHLDLDVLIENEQNLSINSIFKTKGELYFRKLEHEVFKKLIESDDEFVLSLGGGTPCYANNHLFLQNEGVVSVYLKTSVEELYRRLNKNKSARPIISEMAEEDLKEFIAKHLFDRSFYYHQAKYIISTDDKSIEDVVEEIKKLVA; encoded by the coding sequence ATGCAAAAAAAAATTATTTTACTTGGTTACATGGGTTCAGGAAAGAGTATCATTGCTTCAAAACTATCAAATGTTTTAAAAAAAAATCATTTGGACTTGGATGTTTTAATTGAAAATGAACAAAATTTATCAATCAATTCTATCTTTAAAACCAAAGGAGAACTTTATTTTAGAAAATTAGAACATGAAGTTTTTAAAAAATTAATTGAATCGGACGACGAATTTGTTTTGAGTTTGGGTGGAGGAACGCCCTGCTATGCGAATAATCACCTTTTCTTGCAAAATGAGGGTGTAGTTTCAGTATATTTAAAAACTTCCGTAGAAGAGCTTTATAGACGTTTGAATAAAAACAAATCAGCTAGACCAATTATTTCAGAAATGGCTGAGGAGGACTTAAAAGAATTTATAGCCAAACATCTTTTTGATAGAAGTTTTTATTATCATCAAGCAAAATATATAATTTCTACTGACGACAAATCAATTGAAGATGTTGTGGAGGAAATTAAGAAATTAGTTGCTTAA
- a CDS encoding sterol desaturase family protein, whose product MHIAIHILVFFLTFFMMEFMAWFTHKYVMHGFLWHLHADHHKKDHDSWFERNDAFFIFYAIVSISFFLLWKYNILEIGLAIGIGIFAYGLAYFFVHDIFIHQRFKLFRNANNIYAKAVRRAHKMHHKHLGKEHGECFGMLVVPWKYFKK is encoded by the coding sequence ATGCACATTGCGATTCACATTTTAGTCTTCTTTTTAACCTTTTTCATGATGGAATTCATGGCTTGGTTCACACATAAATATGTTATGCATGGATTTTTGTGGCATTTGCATGCCGATCATCACAAAAAAGATCATGATTCATGGTTTGAACGAAATGATGCGTTTTTTATTTTTTATGCTATTGTGAGCATTAGTTTCTTTTTGCTTTGGAAATACAACATTTTAGAAATCGGTTTAGCCATTGGAATAGGAATCTTTGCTTATGGATTAGCTTACTTTTTCGTACACGATATTTTTATTCATCAACGCTTCAAATTATTTAGAAATGCCAACAATATTTATGCAAAAGCTGTGAGAAGAGCTCATAAAATGCATCACAAACATCTTGGCAAAGAACATGGAGAATGTTTTGGAATGTTGGTTGTACCGTGGAAATATTTCAAAAAATAA
- the rplT gene encoding 50S ribosomal protein L20 produces the protein MPRSVNSVAKRARRKKVLKQAKGFFGRRKNVWTVAKNAVEKAMVYAYRDRRQNKRNFRSLWIMRINAGARLEGMSYSQFIGKVKSNGIELNRKVLADLAMNHPEAFKAILNKVK, from the coding sequence ATGCCAAGATCAGTAAATTCGGTTGCTAAAAGAGCACGAAGAAAAAAAGTATTAAAGCAAGCCAAAGGTTTCTTTGGTAGACGTAAAAACGTTTGGACGGTTGCTAAAAACGCGGTTGAAAAAGCCATGGTTTATGCATACCGTGACAGAAGACAAAACAAAAGAAACTTCCGTTCGTTATGGATCATGCGTATCAACGCTGGTGCTCGTTTGGAAGGAATGAGTTATTCTCAATTCATCGGAAAAGTAAAATCTAACGGTATCGAATTGAACCGTAAAGTGCTTGCAGATTTAGCAATGAATCATCCGGAAGCTTTTAAAGCAATTTTGAATAAAGTAAAATAA
- a CDS encoding DUF3857 domain-containing protein, whose protein sequence is MKKILLICFFVTTSLSAQEDKIRDFFWGKDDPHSKTMTIPDKWKNESAVMIYKYEFHDYHKFGSNVNYTSALRNRVKLLDEAAVKEYSEFTFKERFSSDKGWSRRAGKNILGIKVVKPDGKETIINVSKEAVDADKEKKIAIPNLEIGDIIDYYLHSEEPFKSQLEMGFDPVERTLGDVYPIMDYKLIFQTENDFFLNFATYNGAPELKEIPSNKGGERHYEFAAKDIEKNEFPRWFYPLIELPCYKFQVFFARSGKFEKRAEAFLSEKESIVKSTVSKEDVFNYYNTKFRPYGDLGHIEKFLKGKSFSSDEEKVREVYYFTRHQYFTQYIEAFVAKDANIFYPFDLYPNAIFFQKEEEFINHFMAFLKDNKIPYDIVIGTARYNGPITDLLIQQNITILLRVNTANPVYLEFFTPFSSADQFNYQLENTKAYLLQISKNKKVVDSEMITLPGSTKKDNISRSITKIKLNEDLTSIKVDRENFNFGQYKPSEQSNKLYFFDYVYDDYQKYGTTSLLEKVKNKKKKDQYQKEFDALIAKYKDKQKENFTNSVKEEFGHDIEDYTMDVENSGRFGSKEPMAYKESFTIKDHYIKKAGNNIILEVGKFLTSQIELSEKEKNRTNNVYMSFPRQIEHEIQFEIPEGYTASGLDKFNKNAENETGGFVSSVSQNGNLITIKTTKSYNNYYEPNSNWNKMIDFLEDAFQFTQEKILLKKN, encoded by the coding sequence ATGAAAAAAATTCTACTTATCTGTTTTTTTGTAACCACTTCGTTATCTGCTCAAGAAGATAAAATACGTGATTTCTTTTGGGGAAAAGACGATCCGCATTCCAAAACAATGACTATTCCTGATAAATGGAAAAACGAATCGGCGGTAATGATTTATAAATATGAATTTCACGATTATCATAAATTCGGATCAAATGTTAATTATACTTCTGCTTTGCGTAATAGAGTAAAATTGCTCGATGAAGCTGCGGTAAAAGAGTATTCTGAATTCACATTTAAAGAACGATTTTCTTCAGACAAAGGCTGGAGCAGACGTGCCGGAAAAAACATTTTAGGCATAAAAGTGGTAAAGCCGGATGGTAAAGAAACAATTATTAATGTAAGCAAAGAAGCCGTTGATGCCGATAAAGAGAAAAAAATTGCCATTCCAAATTTAGAAATTGGCGATATTATTGATTATTATTTGCATTCCGAAGAGCCCTTTAAATCGCAATTGGAAATGGGGTTTGATCCGGTAGAAAGAACCTTGGGCGATGTTTACCCAATTATGGATTACAAGTTAATTTTTCAAACAGAAAATGATTTTTTCTTAAACTTTGCCACCTATAACGGAGCACCGGAACTCAAAGAAATTCCGAGTAATAAGGGTGGCGAACGTCATTATGAATTTGCAGCCAAAGACATTGAAAAAAATGAATTTCCAAGATGGTTTTATCCTTTAATCGAATTGCCTTGTTATAAATTTCAGGTGTTTTTTGCCCGTTCAGGTAAATTTGAAAAAAGAGCAGAAGCCTTTCTTTCGGAAAAAGAAAGTATAGTAAAATCAACCGTTTCTAAAGAAGATGTTTTTAACTATTATAATACAAAATTCAGACCTTACGGAGATTTAGGTCACATTGAAAAATTCCTAAAAGGAAAAAGTTTCAGTTCTGATGAAGAAAAAGTACGAGAAGTTTATTATTTCACAAGACATCAATATTTTACACAATATATAGAAGCTTTTGTTGCGAAAGATGCCAACATTTTCTATCCATTTGATTTATATCCAAATGCTATATTTTTTCAAAAGGAAGAGGAATTTATTAATCACTTCATGGCGTTTCTAAAAGACAACAAGATTCCGTATGATATCGTGATTGGTACAGCTCGTTATAATGGTCCTATTACCGATTTACTGATACAACAGAATATTACCATTCTACTTCGTGTGAATACGGCAAATCCTGTTTACCTTGAATTTTTTACACCTTTTTCTTCTGCAGATCAATTTAATTATCAACTTGAAAACACAAAAGCCTATTTACTTCAAATTTCTAAAAATAAAAAAGTGGTAGATTCTGAGATGATTACACTTCCCGGTTCAACCAAAAAAGACAATATTTCAAGAAGTATAACTAAAATTAAACTTAACGAAGATTTAACCAGCATTAAAGTAGACAGAGAAAATTTTAATTTTGGTCAATACAAACCCAGTGAGCAATCAAATAAATTATACTTTTTTGATTATGTGTATGATGATTATCAAAAATATGGTACTACTTCGTTATTGGAAAAAGTAAAAAACAAAAAGAAAAAAGACCAATATCAAAAAGAATTTGATGCATTAATTGCTAAATATAAAGACAAACAAAAAGAAAACTTTACAAACAGCGTGAAAGAAGAATTTGGTCACGATATAGAAGATTATACCATGGATGTTGAAAATTCAGGAAGATTTGGAAGTAAAGAACCAATGGCGTACAAAGAATCTTTCACAATAAAAGACCATTATATCAAAAAAGCCGGCAATAATATAATTCTGGAAGTAGGAAAGTTTTTAACTTCTCAGATTGAACTTTCTGAAAAAGAAAAAAACAGAACAAACAACGTTTATATGAGCTTTCCAAGACAAATTGAACATGAAATTCAGTTTGAAATACCGGAAGGTTACACTGCTTCGGGGTTGGATAAATTTAATAAAAATGCAGAAAATGAAACCGGCGGATTTGTGAGTTCAGTTTCGCAAAATGGAAATTTAATTACCATCAAAACTACAAAATCATATAACAATTATTACGAACCAAACAGCAATTGGAACAAGATGATTGACTTTTTAGAAGATGCTTTTCAGTTTACTCAGGAAAAAATTCTGTTGAAAAAGAATTAA
- the rpmI gene encoding 50S ribosomal protein L35, with protein sequence MPKMKTKSSAKKRFKVTGSGKIKRKHAFKSHILTKKSKKRKLALTHSTLVHKTDEKSIKQQLRII encoded by the coding sequence ATGCCTAAAATGAAAACAAAATCCAGTGCTAAGAAGCGATTCAAAGTAACTGGCTCTGGAAAAATCAAGAGAAAGCACGCTTTTAAAAGTCACATTTTGACTAAAAAATCTAAAAAGCGTAAATTAGCTTTAACTCATTCGACTTTGGTTCACAAAACCGATGAGAAAAGCATTAAACAACAATTAAGAATCATCTAA
- a CDS encoding phytoene desaturase family protein gives MKKDIFIIGSGFSALAASCYLAKEGNTVTVFEKNSTIGGRARQLKKEGFTFDIGPTWYWMPDVFERFFNDFGKKPSDYYELIKLSPAYQVYFGIQDFVTIADNLKDIIKTFESIEKGSGAVLERFMSEAKSNYDIAIKNLVYRPGVSPLELITPETALKVGQFFSNISKEVRKRFKNQKLVQILEFPVLFLGAKPQDTPAFYSFMNFADFGMGTWHPKNGMYSVILAMEALANELGVKIQTNSNVEKIIVKQKKAVGIKVNGEEKFCDVVLSGADYHHSETLLDIEHRAYSESYWEKKTFAPSSLLFYVGFDKKIEKVEHHTLFFDVSFDKHAEAIYDNPAWPEEPLFYASFPSKTDDSAAPTGKEAGIFLIPLAPGIDDTEEIREKYFNIIINRFEKLTEQSVKENVIFKESYCVNDFIKDYNSYKGNAYGMANTLFQTAFLRPKLKSKKVENLFFTGQLTVPGPGVPPSLISGKLASELIQKNSTKR, from the coding sequence ATGAAAAAAGATATATTTATAATCGGATCCGGATTTTCAGCTTTAGCTGCTTCTTGTTATTTAGCTAAAGAAGGTAACACTGTTACTGTTTTTGAAAAAAATTCCACTATTGGCGGCAGAGCCAGGCAACTCAAAAAAGAAGGTTTTACATTCGATATTGGTCCAACTTGGTATTGGATGCCGGATGTTTTTGAACGTTTTTTTAATGATTTTGGGAAAAAGCCTTCCGATTATTACGAGTTAATTAAACTTTCTCCGGCCTATCAGGTTTATTTTGGTATTCAAGATTTTGTAACTATTGCAGATAATTTAAAAGACATCATCAAAACCTTTGAAAGTATAGAAAAAGGAAGCGGTGCCGTATTAGAAAGATTCATGTCCGAAGCAAAAAGTAATTATGATATTGCTATAAAAAATTTAGTTTACAGACCGGGAGTTTCGCCACTTGAATTAATTACGCCAGAAACTGCTTTAAAAGTAGGGCAATTTTTTTCAAACATTAGTAAGGAAGTTAGAAAGCGATTTAAGAATCAAAAATTAGTTCAAATACTTGAATTTCCGGTATTATTTTTAGGAGCAAAACCTCAAGATACGCCGGCATTTTACAGTTTTATGAATTTTGCCGATTTCGGAATGGGAACTTGGCATCCTAAAAACGGAATGTATAGCGTGATTTTAGCCATGGAAGCATTGGCTAACGAATTAGGCGTAAAAATTCAAACCAATTCAAATGTTGAAAAAATAATTGTAAAACAAAAAAAAGCAGTCGGTATCAAAGTGAATGGTGAAGAAAAGTTTTGTGATGTTGTACTCAGTGGTGCAGACTACCATCATTCGGAAACATTACTGGATATAGAACACCGAGCTTATTCTGAATCGTATTGGGAAAAGAAAACGTTTGCTCCTTCTTCCCTCCTCTTTTATGTAGGTTTTGATAAAAAAATTGAGAAAGTAGAACATCATACCCTATTCTTTGATGTATCTTTCGATAAACATGCCGAAGCGATTTATGATAATCCAGCATGGCCGGAAGAACCGCTATTTTATGCTAGTTTTCCATCTAAAACAGATGATTCTGCAGCACCTACTGGTAAAGAAGCCGGAATATTTCTAATTCCACTTGCACCCGGAATTGATGATACGGAAGAGATTAGAGAAAAGTATTTTAATATTATCATCAACCGATTTGAAAAACTAACAGAGCAATCTGTCAAAGAGAATGTTATATTTAAAGAATCGTATTGTGTGAATGATTTTATAAAAGACTATAATTCATACAAAGGAAATGCCTACGGAATGGCCAACACATTATTTCAAACTGCATTTTTAAGACCAAAACTGAAAAGCAAAAAAGTTGAAAACTTGTTTTTTACCGGTCAGCTAACAGTTCCAGGTCCGGGAGTACCACCTTCTTTAATTTCAGGGAAATTGGCTTCTGAATTGATCCAAAAAAATTCAACAAAACGTTAA